In Candidatus Devosia phytovorans, the DNA window TCGTCCTGATGGAAGCCATGGCCAGCGGACGGCCGGTCATCGCCTCGCGCGTGGCGGGCGTTCAGGAACTGGTGCAGGACGGGATTGCGGGCTTTACCGTGCCGCCGGGCGACGTGACGACCCTGGCACAGCGCATCGAGCAATTGATCACTGATCCCGCGCTCTGCGCGCGCATGGGCCACGCCGGCCGGCAGATTGTCGAGCGCGAGTTCAGCATTGCAGCCGAGGCCAGGCGGCTCGGCGACCTGATGACTGGCCCGGGAACTCCTGCGCCGCTGCGGATTGGAGCGCGCGCGGAGACGGCTAACGCGGGCTGATCAGGCGTAGTCCTTCAGATCGACATAGTCGACGTTGACGGCGATGGGCATGATGCCGTCGTGCGTGATGAAGATCGTGTCCTCGACGGAATCGATGACGCGCTCGCGCACGTCCTTTCCGACCTGCTCGGATGCTCCGCGCAGCAGGATGACAAAGCGATAGCCATCACTGTGGGCGACGAGGTCATCGGCACGAATTGCAGCGCGCAGCGCCTGGGCCAGCAGCGGCAGGACATCATTGGCAGCGCCCGGCACCGCACCGGCGACCATGCGCGACTGGTCCGTCAGGTCGATCAGCAGCAGGGCACCCGGTCCCTGGTCGCGTTCCGCCTCGATCATGGCCATGAAGCGATCCCACTTGAGGGTCCGCGTCCTGGGATCGAAATCCTCGGGCCTGATGGCTTCGGCGGCCATGGGAACCTCGGCCCGACGGTCATCGCCAACCGATCCGTCTCGTCTCATCCAGCCCAACCAGGAGTTTTTCATCTGACCCATCCACTGAGAACTGGGCACACCCTGCGTGACGCCATCTCAGGAGCCGCTAAAACAATTCAGACAATTTGTGCAAAATTTCGAGGACAACAAAGGTCTAGTGAATTCGATAAAATTGCATCGACCAAATGAACTCCAGATAGAGCATGTCGCTTTGGAGAATTTTATAATGCAAACAATAGGTTCATGCCCAACGCATAGAGGCATGAATGAGCCTGAACCTCGCCGCTGCCGTCATCGTTGGCCTAGTCGGAACAGTATTCAATCAGGGCATTTCCAGCCCTGATCTGGAGAGTGCAATCCTGCGCAAGGACACAATTGCCGTGACGCGCAGCGCAGTCAACGCTGTCGAGGTCACCGCGACGCCTGCAATACGTGTCGTCCCTGCCGACTTTGGCGTTTTCCAATCGGTGGCCATCTCGGCCGCTGGCCTGCCGTCCGCTGCCCGCTGGCAGGAGGCGCGGGAGACCGACTATGCCGTGTTCTTCTCGGCTGCATGCGAAACGGCTGGTTTTGAACAGTGCGACAGCGCCTTCGCAACGACATTGCGCGACGTCGCAAACCGGGCATCCGGGCTCGAGCGCGAGTTGCTCGACATGGCCAATCGCAGCGTCAATGGCGCCATGACCTATCGCGACGACCGCCAGGTCTGGGGGACGAGCGATCATTGGGCGACACCGGTCGAAATGGCCGCCCGGGGTGCCGGTGACTGCGAGGACTATGCCATCGCCAAATACTGGCTGCTGCGCAGCCTCGGCGTGGCCGACGAAAACCTGCAGCTGGTCATCCTGCAGGATACGCGTCGTCAAGTCTTCCATGCCGTGCTGGTCGCCCACATGACCACGGGCAGCTATGTGCTCGACAATGTCAGCAACCGGCTGCAGGCCGATAGCGCCTATGGCCAGTATCAGCCGATCATGAGCTTTGCCGGGGCGAAGAATTTCATCCATGGCTTTGAAAGCGGCAGCCGTGCAGTCGCGGCCATGCCGGCGGACCTCGCCACGGTTGCTCCGGGCGTCGGCCCCTAGCAGCGAAAAGGCCCGCTCGAAAGCGGGCCCTTCAACTTGCTCGATCAGATCACCTTGATGGTGAAATCGTGGTCGTCGATCTTGATGTCGATCGGCGTGTCATGCGTGCCATGACCGGAGAGCACAGCGACGTCAGACCAGTGGTCGTTGCCATTGGTGCTGACCTGCAGCACGGCATCGGCGCCCTTCTCCACAACCTGGACAAACCTGTCGACGTCACCTCCGCCGACCTTGTCGCCGTCGAGCAGCGCGCTCAAGTCGATTTCGTCCGATGTGATGTCGAAATCGGCGATGAGGTCGCGGTTCGATGCACCGGTTTCGGCGAAGACGAACGTGTCACTGCCAGCACCGCCGAACAGCGTATCATTGCCCAGACCACCGATGAGAATATCGTCGCCATCGCCGCCGGTGAGGAAGTCGTCGCCGGCACCGCCAAAGAGGGTGTCATTGCCCTCCCCGCCGCTCAGGAAATCATCGCCGGCCTGGCCATAGAGAGTATCATCGTCCCTCCAGCCGAAAACGCTGTCGTCACCCTTGCCGCCATAGATGACATCATCATGCAGCGCGCCGATCAGCATGTCACCGTGCCACCGTGCGGCGGAGTTCGATCCCGTCGCGATGTCGAAGGTCTTGACGTAGGAGGCGCCTGCCGGATCGGTCACGCGAATGGTGAGGTGATGATCGTCACCCTCGGGCATGGCGCTGCCGGTCCGGAAAACGGCGCCGGTCGTCGCATTGACCGAATAGTTGGCGGCGCTTTCCTTTTCCACCAGCGCGTAGGTGAAGCCCTTGGCATGGTCCGGATCCACGGCGACAAGCGTCGCGATCTGCATGCCGCGTCCCGGCAGCGCGTCGTCCGATGGCGCGATCCCCTCCCAGACGATGTCGGTCGGCGCCTTGTTGACCGTCAGGTCGATGACCAGATTGGCCGAAACCCTGTCGCCGTCGCCATCGGTGACCGTATAGGTGAAGGTTTCGCGCGCACCCTTGGGCAGGCCCGAGCCATTCGTGGTCTGCGTGTAGACGTAGCTGCCGTCGACCTGCACCACGAGCTTGCCGTAACGGCCATCAACCTCGAAGCCGTTCCTGGACGTGGTGTCGGTATCGTCCTTCCAGCCGACCAGCTTGGTGATCCTGCCGCTGTCGGCGCCCAGGTCATCATTGTCCAGCAGGTTGCCATTGGCACTGGCCGCGCCCTTGCCGCCGGCCGTCAGCTTCTGGGCAAAGGCCAGCGCATTGCTGTCATTGGCCAGCACAGGCACGTCGTCGATGACATAGATATTGAGGTTGTCGGTCGCCGTGGTGCCGCCGATGCCATTGACGGTGATGTTGAGATTGTCGCTGAAGCCAGCATCGCTGGCGCCGTCGTGGGTGGCGCTGTTGATGGCAGCCTTGAGCGTATAGCTATAGCTGATCGTGCCGGCGCTGGCGCTACCGGCATAGGCTGTGAACCGCAGCACGCCCTCGCCGGTATCGACCAGGCCATTGGTGGTGGCAAAGGCCTGGATCTGGGCAAGTGTAAAACTCGTCGTGCCGATCACCACAGTCCTTATGCCGTCGGTGGCCGAGACGTTGAAGGTACCCATGCCGACATGGGAGCCATCATGCGCCGTGCCGGTCGGCAAGCCTGCCTCCAGGACTCCGAGATCGACGTCGCCGCGGGTCACCACCGCCGCGCTGTCGGCCGCACCCTTGACCGTGATGGTCAGCGCAGCCGAGCTTTCGTCGCCGTCGGCATCCCGCATTGTATAGGCCAGCGTGAAGTCCTGGCTGAAATCGGCACCCAGAGCCTGGGTCTCAGCGCGGCCATTGTCGAGCGTAAAGCTCCACGAGCCGTCGCTGCCCTGGATGAGCGTGCCATATTTGCTGAGTTCGGTGACCTGCGCGGCATTGGCAGCCGCCCAGCCGACAAAGCTTGCCGGGCCATCGGCGCCGACCACGTCGTTGGACAGCACATTGCCCGAAACCAGATTGGCGCCCGCAGCGTCTTCGGTGACGGTATAGCCGGTATCGGCGACGGCCGTCGGAACGTCGTCGGCGATCTCGATATAGATGGCCGTGGCAGCGCTTTCCTTGCCGTCACTGACCGAGACATCGAAGCGGTCGAATTCCACGGCGACCGGATGGTCATTGGTCGGCGACGTCAGCTCATAGCTGTAGCTGATGCGGCCGTCGGACACGCTGGTGATCGTCAATGTGCCGTAGTTGCCAACAATGGTCTTGCCCACCCAGTCGGCGGGGCTGCGCGTTTGCGAGCCCGCACCCGAAATGGTCACGCTGTCGATATCAGTCAGCCCATCGGCGTCGCCGATCACGATCGCGCCCGTGGCGATGTGTCCAGCGCCAGGGTTGGATCCTGTGGCCAGCCCGGACTCGTTGACGACGTCGTTCTCGAAATTGCGGTTGCCCGTATCGATCACCACGCTCGGCGGTGCATTGTCATAGAGCTTGATGGCAAAGCCCGCGAACTGCTGGTCGCCGTCGCCATCGGTTGCGCCGAACTGGAAGTTCAACTGCCCGAAGCCATCGATCCGCTTGAACTGCGTGAAAGTATAGGTGCCGTTGAGGTTCACCGTCAGCTCGTAGACCTTTTCGCCGTCGATATAGCCGGTCAGCGTGCGGTAGTTGTTGCTGTATTCTTCTCGCGCGCCGTCGATCTGCTGATCGTCGATCTTGAGAACCGAATTGGTGGAGATGAACAGGCCCTTGTCGACGGACTGGCCGTCGGCACCAAAGGCCGCGTTGACCAGGCCGGAGACAGACTGGCCCAGCACTTCGATGTCGTTGTTCTCGACGCCCCCGTTGATGAATTCGGGCGTATCGTCGTCGACGGAAAAGCCCAGCTTGCCGCCGGCCGCGTCGCCGTCACCATCGGTGATGATGTAGTTGAAATTGAGCGGCAGGTTGTCCTCATAGACGACATCCTGCCCTTCCGTTGCCGGATCATCCTGGCCAGGATGAGCCAGTGGCGCGCTCATGGTCAGGGTAAACCGGCCGTCCTTGTCGATCGAGAGCTCGAAGACCTCGCGGGTCGACTCGCCCATGGTCATGGTGCCGATGAGCTTGCCGCCCTTGCCGTCCGTGACCCAGGTGGTGGTGACATCGAGGATATGGCCGACGCCATCGCCGTCGATCCAGATAGCCCTCACGGTGCCGTCCTGGCTGGCGGTGATGGACTTCAGTCCATCCGCACCGGCGTCGAAGTTGATCCGGCCGGAAACGGTTGCATCGCCGGCATCATCGCCGGGGCCGCCCGGAATGCCGCGAAACTGCGCATCGTCGTCGAGCGCATTGCTCCTGTTGTCATAACGGACATTGCTGATCGCAGGCGCATCGTCCTCGAAGCGGATCTGGGCGGAAATATCGGCGGAAGCGGATTGAGCGTCATTGTCCCCGTCGGTCGCCGTGACCACGACATGCACGGCATTGGCGACGAGTGAAACCACCTCGTCGGGGCTGCTGGCGTCAGCATGCTGCAGCGAGAGCCACTGCGCGATGGTAACCTTGCCGGTCGTCGCGTCGACATGAATGGCGATCGCGGCATCGCCGAGCATCTCGCCGTCCCAAACGCGGCCAACGACGAGATCGCCTTCGATTACGAGGACGATGGGCTGGCCCGCAGTGGTAAAGAGGCCGCTTTCTCCGTCGAGACCAAGAGACAGGCCGAAGACGAGGGCATTGCTGCTTGCCCGGCCATCGGCGCCGAAGTTGACGTCGACCGACACCAGCGCCTGGGTGCTCTGGGCATAACCGATGGCACCGTCGAAGAAGATCCTGGCCGCGGCAGGCACATCGGCGTCATTGCCCTTGCTGGCCACGTCGCTGAACAGCTGGGAAACTTTCAGGATCGACTTGACCACCTCGACGTCATTGTCGT includes these proteins:
- a CDS encoding DUF5801 repeats-in-toxin domain-containing protein, which translates into the protein MVESIRGEELVSAETGALNSPVVLVAQADVSAPIETAADEPTRLVIEVEDGNILRLPLTASVDQPRVNGTDLEFVQPDGSIIVVPEGAIQGLTIFIGTVEIPPQAVAALFEANGIEAAAGPEAGTANGSGGNFEVPVGGIGDAFDIGDLLPPTELSFEDQTIEEYFPANGRPVFGTGIFGQGAFGFTLSEEGLSDGLPDSNPVGSDFSNSTSYTIDLGASDPDGDGLSFTFGAPTAPFTSNGVEITWEGVGTDHLIGKAGDVTVFDIKIGGPTGTVTIQLLQPVDHPLQGEDVVNLGLTVTANDGRGGTATATVTIGLEDDSPEIGPPDNAIVDEDGLPGGIGDHAEGDDLGGNGEDEAGEATYVGSLNIRWGADNYDAADSINEDGSFAQDGVGRSVFFSQADFDAFVAANGGLTSGGRPLNFALSPDGTILTGWVGEGEGAYGVFRISLSDDGAGSYKFQLLGQLDHPSQTTPTGGEGGEEGLFPVLLRAAAPEGSSGHEDNIDLVVQFTARDSDRDLAHGQFSVSVDDDIPVISVAAIADNTITHDESAWPQNALWDRFGPTGDRDDNDVEVVKSILKVSQLFSDVASKGNDADVPAAARIFFDGAIGYAQSTQALVSVDVNFGADGRASSNALVFGLSLGLDGESGLFTTAGQPIVLVIEGDLVVGRVWDGEMLGDAAIAIHVDATTGKVTIAQWLSLQHADASSPDEVVSLVANAVHVVVTATDGDNDAQSASADISAQIRFEDDAPAISNVRYDNRSNALDDDAQFRGIPGGPGDDAGDATVSGRINFDAGADGLKSITASQDGTVRAIWIDGDGVGHILDVTTTWVTDGKGGKLIGTMTMGESTREVFELSIDKDGRFTLTMSAPLAHPGQDDPATEGQDVVYEDNLPLNFNYIITDGDGDAAGGKLGFSVDDDTPEFINGGVENNDIEVLGQSVSGLVNAAFGADGQSVDKGLFISTNSVLKIDDQQIDGAREEYSNNYRTLTGYIDGEKVYELTVNLNGTYTFTQFKRIDGFGQLNFQFGATDGDGDQQFAGFAIKLYDNAPPSVVIDTGNRNFENDVVNESGLATGSNPGAGHIATGAIVIGDADGLTDIDSVTISGAGSQTRSPADWVGKTIVGNYGTLTITSVSDGRISYSYELTSPTNDHPVAVEFDRFDVSVSDGKESAATAIYIEIADDVPTAVADTGYTVTEDAAGANLVSGNVLSNDVVGADGPASFVGWAAANAAQVTELSKYGTLIQGSDGSWSFTLDNGRAETQALGADFSQDFTLAYTMRDADGDESSAALTITVKGAADSAAVVTRGDVDLGVLEAGLPTGTAHDGSHVGMGTFNVSATDGIRTVVIGTTSFTLAQIQAFATTNGLVDTGEGVLRFTAYAGSASAGTISYSYTLKAAINSATHDGASDAGFSDNLNITVNGIGGTTATDNLNIYVIDDVPVLANDSNALAFAQKLTAGGKGAASANGNLLDNDDLGADSGRITKLVGWKDDTDTTSRNGFEVDGRYGKLVVQVDGSYVYTQTTNGSGLPKGARETFTYTVTDGDGDRVSANLVIDLTVNKAPTDIVWEGIAPSDDALPGRGMQIATLVAVDPDHAKGFTYALVEKESAANYSVNATTGAVFRTGSAMPEGDDHHLTIRVTDPAGASYVKTFDIATGSNSAARWHGDMLIGALHDDVIYGGKGDDSVFGWRDDDTLYGQAGDDFLSGGEGNDTLFGGAGDDFLTGGDGDDILIGGLGNDTLFGGAGSDTFVFAETGASNRDLIADFDITSDEIDLSALLDGDKVGGGDVDRFVQVVEKGADAVLQVSTNGNDHWSDVAVLSGHGTHDTPIDIKIDDHDFTIKVI
- a CDS encoding diguanylate cyclase; the protein is MAAEAIRPEDFDPRTRTLKWDRFMAMIEAERDQGPGALLLIDLTDQSRMVAGAVPGAANDVLPLLAQALRAAIRADDLVAHSDGYRFVILLRGASEQVGKDVRERVIDSVEDTIFITHDGIMPIAVNVDYVDLKDYA
- a CDS encoding transglutaminase-like cysteine peptidase, with amino-acid sequence MSLNLAAAVIVGLVGTVFNQGISSPDLESAILRKDTIAVTRSAVNAVEVTATPAIRVVPADFGVFQSVAISAAGLPSAARWQEARETDYAVFFSAACETAGFEQCDSAFATTLRDVANRASGLERELLDMANRSVNGAMTYRDDRQVWGTSDHWATPVEMAARGAGDCEDYAIAKYWLLRSLGVADENLQLVILQDTRRQVFHAVLVAHMTTGSYVLDNVSNRLQADSAYGQYQPIMSFAGAKNFIHGFESGSRAVAAMPADLATVAPGVGP